A window of the Ogataea parapolymorpha DL-1 chromosome V, whole genome shotgun sequence genome harbors these coding sequences:
- a CDS encoding gluconokinase: MAFLIVVGGPSGTGKSTVGERLSRDLDCPYVEGDSYHPQSNIDKMSQGIPLTDDDRWAWLEKLTKVGVDAIGQAGTAVVTCSMLKVKYRDYIKKIAKLEKPDIKVLMLFLYNDYDIIYRRMSQRAGHFMKSSMLKSQFDDMEVPKNEEGAFAIYCGEKSQEAIGEEVLQIARQVMTTRE, encoded by the coding sequence atggccTTTCTCATAGTTGTTGGCGGCCCCTCTGGAACGGGCAAATCCACAGTCGGCGAGCGTCTGAGCAGAGATCTGGACTGTCCGTATGTGGAAGGAGATTCATATCATCCGCAGTCAAATATCGACAAGATGTCGCAGGGCATTCCATTGACGGACGACGATCGTTGGGCCTGGCTAGAGAAGCTCACTAAGGTGGGGGTTGATGCCATCGGCCAGGCAGGAACTGCTGTAGTGACTTGCTCGATGCTAAAAGTGAAATACCGTGATTacatcaagaaaatcgCCAAACTGGAGAAGCCGGATATCAAGGTGTTGATGCTATTTCTGTACAACGACTACGATATAATTTACCGAAGAATGAGCCAGAGAGCAGGCCATTTCATGAAAAGCAGCATGCTTAAGAGTCAATTCGATGATATGGAGGTCCCGAAGAACGAGGAGGGGGCATTTGCGATCTATTGCGGTGAGAAGTCGCAGGAAGCGATCGGAGAAGAGGTCCTTCAAATAGCTAGACAAGTAATGACAACCCGTGAGTAA
- a CDS encoding Serine/threonine-protein kinase SSN3 produces MENYRQYPYASAGQPMRVASTDFFTIGPYRRRRDQARVSVVQKYEILGYIAAGTYGKVYKARGKTKELGNGLYAIKKFKTDSKDNEVTHYTGISQSAIREMSLCKELEHKNISRLIEIILERKCIYMVFEFAEHDLLQIIHYHSQPDHKQIPEQTLKSAMYQILEGLSFLHQNWVLHRDLKPANIMVTNDGVVKIGDLGLARKFSNPLQSLYSGDKVVVTIWYRAPELLLGARHYTPAIDLWAVGCILAELLSLRPLFKGEETKMDNKKQVPFQENQVIKILEILGTPTLDKWPSLNSYPEYPHLSKISTFPSNLKAWYQSNGGSNKNCLRLLASLLEYDPAKRIDALESLDHKWFQEAPKPVDNIFANSPFKYPQRKIQKDDNDILGGTSQTYYNGKRAFGAYEDPRKRR; encoded by the coding sequence ATGGAGAACTATAGACAGTATCCGTACGCATCGGCTGGGCAGCCGATGCGTGTAGCATCCACGGACTTCTTTACCATTGGGCCATACAGAAGACGGCGAGATCAGGCCAGAGTGTCTGTTGTCCAGAAATACGAAATCTTGGGGTATATCGCTGCGGGAACATATGGTAAGGTGTACAAAGCTCGCGGCAAGACAAAGGAACTGGGCAACGGTCTGTatgccatcaagaagttcaagacAGACTCCAAAGACAACGAGGTAACTCATTACACAGGAATCAGCCAGAGTGCGATACGAGAGATGTCGCTCTgcaaagagctggaacaCAAGAATATCTCGAGATTGATAGAGATCATTCTCGAACGAAAATGTATATATATGGTTTTCGAGTTTGCAGAACACGATCTTCTGCAGATCATCCATTATCACTCGCAGCCGGACCACAAACAAATCCCAGAACAGACACTAAAGTCGGCCATGTACCAAATATTGGAAGGGCTTTCATTTCTACATCAGAACTGGGTATTACACAGAGACCTTAAGCCAGCAAACATCATGGTTACGAACGATGGAGTGGTCAAGATTGGAGACCTTGGTTTGGCCAGGAAGTTCAGCAACCCTTTGCAAAGTCTCTACTCGGGCGACAAGGTTGTGGTCACTATTTGGTACAGAGCGccggagctgctgctggggGCGCGTCACTACACACCTGCCATTGACCTATGGGCTGTCGGATGCATTCTGGCGGAACTTCTCTCGCTACGTCCACTATTCAAAGGCGAAGAAACCAAAATGGATAACAAGAAACAGGTACCGTTCCAGGAAAATCAAGTGATCAAGATCCTCGAGATCCTAGGCACTCCAACGCTAGATAAGTGGCCCAGCCTGAACAGTTACCCAGAATACCCGCATTTGTCCAAGATATCGACGTTTCCATCAAACCTGAAAGCATGGTACCAATCAAATGGAGGAAGCAACAAAAATTGTCTTCGGTTGCTAGCGAGTCTGCTGGAATACGACCCTGCCAAGCGCATAGATGCGCTTGAGTCGCTAGACCATAAATGGTTTCAGGAAGCGCCCAAGCCGGTCGATAACATTTTCGCCAACTCACCCTTCAAATATCCGCAGcgaaaaattcaaaaagACGATAACGACATCCTGGGCGGCACGTCCCAAACATATTACAATGGGAAACGTGCTTTTGGAGCCTACGAAGATCCAAGGAAAAGACGCTAA